One region of Camelina sativa cultivar DH55 chromosome 6, Cs, whole genome shotgun sequence genomic DNA includes:
- the LOC104791204 gene encoding basic leucine zipper 8, which translates to MMSTISPVFSAEPSLATFVPAFETGFTPWDISHLFSVFDSSLDTIQSPAHDFASVNRTSSDVSPTEENTDERKKKRKLSNRESAKRSREKKQKHLEEISIQLNQLKTQNQELTNQLRYVSYHCQRTNTENERLRLENRILQDKLLNMRQVLMFRQIERSLNCSTWPCDNSTVVTVQQDPSMIY; encoded by the coding sequence ATGATGTCTACTATTTCCCCGGTTTTCTCAGCTGAACCGAGTCTAGCAACCTTTGTCCCAGCTTTCGAAACCGGTTTCACCCCATGGGACATTTCACACCTCTTCTCGGTCTTCGACTCATCATTGGATACAATACAGAGTCCGGCCCATGACTTTGCTTCTGTAAACCGGACCAGCTCAGACGTTTCTCCGACCGAGGAGAATACGGATGAACGTAAAAAGAAACGGAAATTATCGAACCGGGAATCGGCTAAACgatcaagagagaagaaacaaaagcacTTGGAGGAGATTAGTATCCAGCTAAACCAGCTCAAGACTCAGAACCAAGAATTGACGAACCAGCTCCGGTACGTTTCATATCATTGTCAACGAACAAACACGGAGAATGAACGTCTGCGTTTGGAGAACCGTATTCTCCAAGATAAGTTGTTGAACATGAGACAAGTTTTGATGTTTCGTCAGATCGAACGAAGCTTAAACTGTTCCACTTGGCCATGCGACAACAGTACTGTTGTTACCGTCCAACAGGATCCGTCGATGATATACTAA
- the LOC104791206 gene encoding phytosulfokines 3 — MAKFTTIFIIALLLCSTLTYAARLTPTATTASSRENSVKEIEGDMVEEESCNGIGEEECLIRRSLVVHTDYIYTQNHKP, encoded by the exons ATGGCTAAGTTCACAACCATTTTCATCATCGCTCTCTTGCTTTGCTCTACGCTAACCTACGCAGCCAGGCTGACTCCCACGGCAACCACCGCTTCATCCAGAGAAAACTCCGTCAAG GAAATTGAGGGGGacatggttgaagaagaaagctgcaacggaattggagaagaagaatgctTGATAAGACGATCCCTTGTGGTGCACACCGATTATATTTACACTCAGAATCACAAGCCTTAG
- the LOC104791207 gene encoding protein PHLOEM PROTEIN 2-LIKE A10-like produces MDKLGLSKKRGYFDFALKNKKWILLAVSGYGAFRVYHSPSITQKRKRISKLFSLLLNLVEAASDSAEAVSVISKDLTVFLRSDSDQIPNSFKQISKIAKSDELNSSLIRFTQAMTVGLIRGIDDNESGSGFTDRVLDKLFTKPGSGFASAIVGSFARNLVVAFYSSSSSGCGGGSSKFFDAICSDDGRRLIGDCVQRFVTTAVSVYLDKTSDVNVFDDLFAGLTNPKHEDKVKQTLVTVCNNAVETFVRASRKPVQLNRCQDSSQTLTVGSTKQQATWIDRVSSSLSVPSNRKYVVDVTGRVTFETVRSLLEVLIERANGKVESYVEKVRERGNETRRFVRVKTSLLHSLCLSLCLQIVEAPWILTPRN; encoded by the coding sequence ATGGATAAACTAGGGTTGAGCAAAAAAAGAGGCTATTTTGATTTTGCTCTAAAGAACAAAAAGTGGATTTTGTTAGCAGTGTCTGGTTATGGTGCTTTCAGGGTTTATCATTCTCCTTCAATCACCCAGAAAAGGAAACGTATCTCTaagctcttctctcttcttctcaacctcGTCGAAGCTGCTTCTGACTCAGCCGAAGCCGTTAGCGTAATCTCCAAGGATCTCACTGTGTTTCTCAGATCCGATTCAGATCAAATCCCAAACAGTTTCAAACAGATTTCGAAGATCGCCAAGTCCGATGAGCTCAACTCGTCTTTAATCAGATTCACACAAGCTATGACCGTTGGATTGATCCGTGGGATTGATGATAATGAATCCGGGTCGGGTTTTACGGATCGGGTTTTGGATAAGCTGTTTACGAAACCCGGGTCGGGTTTTGCTTCCGCGATCGTTGGTAGCTTTGCGAGGAACTTAGTCGTGGcgttttattcttcttcatctagCGGCTGCGGCGGTGGATCTTCGAAATTTTTTGACGCGATTTGTTCCGATGATGGGAGGAGATTAATCGGCGATTGCGTTCAGCGTTTCGTGACTACTGCGGTTTCGGTTTATCTCGATAAGACGAGTGACGTGAACGTTTTCGACGATTTGTTCGCCGGTTTAACTAATCCGAAACACGAAGATAAGGTTAAGCAAACGCTAGTAACGGTTTGTAATAACGCGGTCGAAACGTTTGTGAGAGCGTCGAGAAAACCGGTTCAACTGAACCGGTGTCAGGATTCATCTCAAACGCTGACCGTTGGATCGACGAAACAACAAGCCACGTGGATCGATCGGGTATCGTCGTCGTTATCGGTACCGAGTAACCGGAAATACGTGGTGGATGTAACCGGGCGGGTAACGTTTGAGACGGTTAGATCGTTGTTAGAAGTGTTGATCGAGAGAGCGAATGGTAAAGTGGAGAGTTACGTggagaaagtgagagagagagggaatgAAACGAGGAGATTTGTGAGAGTTAAGACATCACTACTTCATAGTTTATGTTTGTCTTTGTGTTTACAGATTGTTGAAGCTCCATGGATCCTGACTCCAAGAAACTGA
- the LOC109133331 gene encoding LOW QUALITY PROTEIN: uncharacterized protein LOC109133331 (The sequence of the model RefSeq protein was modified relative to this genomic sequence to represent the inferred CDS: inserted 1 base in 1 codon; deleted 1 base in 1 codon) encodes MAVDISYHRFEYEIAARHVDGEVLTPWKRRAVASPVSQXLHFSPPIESSVPRGNTWHLLLFLRASSNIHHI; translated from the exons ATGGCGGTGGACATTTCTTACCA tagGTTTGAATATGAAATCGCAGCCAGACACGTGGACGGTGAGGTG CTAACGCCTTGGAAGAGGCGAGCCGTCGCGTCTCCTGTAAGTC AGCTACATTTCTCACCGCCAATAGAGAGTTCTGTTCCACGTGGTAACACGtggcatcttcttctttttctccggGCATCCTCCAATATCCATCACatctaa
- the LOC104791208 gene encoding uncharacterized protein LOC104791208, whose product MNLRDLLVRERSQNKTMAWFARSIANSLKMDEDEDDEKETTKAKSIEDSGSDQPSSSQSLLQTQSPRGVKEDISELTKTFRSQLWGVASFLAPPPPSSSSDTADHVDETRKSSDSDLAEGDEDLIAGIRNDFVEIGGRFRTGISKLSGNLPVSEFTKMASNFWQLGSEGADSKDRDVAVGDAIGVTEEVVVFARDLAMHPETWLDFPFPDEDDNFDDFDMTDAQYEHALAVENLASNLAALRIELCPAYMSEYCFWRIYFVLVHPIFSKHDALTLSTPQVLESRALLSHELLHKRNKSPVVVQESSEAASANVEPLSLPTNPSPKSDPEPEPVKTIAVETMHSTETSEFETEKHTVESKEVQVVDKPVMEERPAAALHDKPVQSPVTGSSPRVIDVQVDDDDVDGWLKDEDNAGTVSTATGTNHLVLDEDEDVTFSDLEEDDDDVPVSYKK is encoded by the exons ATGAACTTGAGAGACTTGCTTGTGAGAGAGAGATCCCAAAACAAAACTATGGCATGGTTTGCTAGATCCATTGCGAATTCTCTGAAGAtggatgaagacgaagatgatgaaaaagaaaCGACGAAGGCCAAATCGATTGAAGATTCCGGTTCAGatcaaccttcttcttcacaatcGTTGTTGCAAACACAGTCTCCACGAGGCGTGAAGGAAGACATCTCCGAACTCACCAAGACCTTCAGAAGTCAGCTATGGGGTGTTGCTTCTTTCCTCGCACCACCaccgccttcttcttcttccgatacGGCGGATCATGTTGACGAGACTCGGAAGTCATCGGATTCGGATCTCGCGGAGGGTGATGAGGATCTGATTGCTGGGATTAGGAACGATTTCGTGGAGATCGGAGGTAGATTTAGGACTGGGATCTCGAAACTCTCTGGGAACTTACCTGTATCTGAGTTTACGAAGATGGCTTCTAATTTCTGGCAATTGGGATCGGAAGGTGCTGATTCGAAGGACCGTGATGTTGCTGTTGGAGATGCGATTGGTGTTACGGAGGAAGTAGTTGTATTCGCTAGGGATCTTGCGATGCATCCTGAGACATGGCTTGATTTCCCTTTTCCTGATGAGGATGATAACTTTGATG ACTTTGATATGACTGATGCTCAATATGAGCATGCGCTGGCCGTGGAAAACCTTGCATCGAATCTGGCTGCGTTGAGGATTGAACTTTGCCCTGCATACATGAGCGAGTATTGCTTCTGGAGGATTTACTTTGTACTTGTTCATCCAATTTTCAGCAAACATGATGCCTTGACTCTCTCTACTCCTCAG GTACTTGAATCAAGAGCACTATTATCTCACGAGCTGCTgcataagagaaacaaaagtcCAGTAGTGGTGCAAGAGAGTAGTGAAGCTGCTAGTGCGAATGTGGAACCTCTTTCTCTACCTACTAATCCTTCACCCAAATCAGATCCAGAACCAGAACCTGTCAAAACCATCGCTGTCGAGACAATGCATTCGACTGAGACATCTGAGTTTGAGACAGAGAAGCACACAGTTGAGAGCAAGGAGGTACAAGTTGTCGACAAGCCTGTCATGGAAGAAAGGCCAGCAGCAGCGCTTCATGACAAGCCGGTGCAGAGCCCAGTCACTGGTTCTTCACCTAGAGTAATTGATGTCcaagtggatgatgatgatgttgatggttGGTTGAAGGATGAAGATAATGCAGGAACTGTTAGTACCGCCACCGGTACCAACCATCTTGTGCtggatgaggatgaagatgtaACCTTCAGTGATcttgaagaagacgacgatgacGTGCCTGTGAGTTACAAGAAATGA
- the LOC104791209 gene encoding U-box domain-containing protein 30 gives MPMFQPLKRDGLIGFEGGGDGQVLDLDTAVKDGVLGGVNGGGGVVDEKLDLKTMVKELDLQDIPSVFICPISLEPMQDPVTLCTGQTYERSNIHKWFNLGHLTCPTTMQELWDDTVTPNKTLHHLIYTWFSQKYVLMKKRSEDVQGRAIEVLGTLKKAKGQARVHALSELKQIVVAHLMARKTVVEEGGVSVISSLLGPFTSHAVGSEVVAILVSLDLDSDSKSGLMQPAKVSLIVDMLNDGSNETKINCARLIKGLVEEKGFRAELVSSHSLLVGLMRLVKDKRHRNGVSPALGLLKPISVHKQVRSLMVSIGAVPQLVDILPSLDPECLESALFILDALCSDMEGRVAVKDSANTIPYTVRVLMRVSENCTNYALSILWSVCKLAPEECSPRAVEVGLAAKLLLVIQSGCDAALKQRSAELLKLCSLHYSDTMFISKCKLTRTIQ, from the coding sequence ATGCCGATGTTTCAGCCGTTAAAGAGAGATGGGTTAATTGGATTTGAAGGTGGTGGTGATGGGCAAGTCTTAGATCTGGATACTGCTGTGAAAGATGGAGTTCTGGGTGGTGttaatggtggtggtggtgttgttgATGAGAAATTGGATCTGAAGACCATGGTAAAGGAGCTAGATTTACAAGATATACCTTCTGTTTTCATTTGTCCCATCTCCTTAGAGCCGATGCAAGATCCTGTGACCTTGTGTACTGGTCAAACCTACGAAAGGTCCAACATTCACAAATGGTTCAACCTAGGTCACTTGACTTGTCCCACTACAATGCAGGAGCTTTGGGATGATACGGTTACTCCTAACAAAACTCTTCACCATTTGATCTACACTTGGTTCTCTCAGAAGTATGTGTTGATGAAGAAACGCTCCGAGGATGTGCAAGGACGAGCTATTGAGGTTTTGGGGACTttgaagaaggctaaaggtcaAGCTAGGGTTCATGCGTTGAGTGAGCTTAAGCAGATTGTTGTGGCTCATCTTATGGCGAGGAAGACTGTTGTTGAAGAAGGTGGTGTCTCTGTCATCTCTTCTCTGTTAGGTCCTTTCACTTCTCATGCTGTTGGATCTGAGGTTGTTGCGATTCTTGTGAGTCTTGATCTTGATTCTGACTCTAAATCAGGGTTGATGCAACCTGCTAAAGTTTCTTTGATTGTTGATATGTTGAATGATGGATCCAATGAGACCAAAATCAATTGCGCGAGGTTGATTAAGGGATTGGTTGAAGAGAAAGGGTTTAGAGCTGAGCTGGTCTCGAGCCATAGTTTGCTTGTTGGGTTAATGAGATTGGTTAAGGATAAGAGACATAGAAATGGAGTCTCCCCTGCACTTGGGTTGCTTAAACCAATCTCTGTTCACAAACAAGTTCGAAGCTTGATGGTTAGCATTGGAGCAGTGCCTCAGTTAGTCGATATCTTACCGTCTTTAGACCCTGAATGTTTGGAATCAGCTCTGTTTATTCTTGATGCTTTGTGTTCAGACATGGAAGGAAGAGTTGCTGTCAAAGACTCTGCAAACACCATACCTTATACCGTCAGGGTACTCATGAGGGTGTCTGAGAATTGTACTAACTACGCGCTGTCGATTCTTTGGTCTGTCTGCAAATTAGCTCCAGAAGAATGTTCGCCTCGTGCTGTTGAGGTTGGTCTTGCTGCTAAGCTGTTGCTTGTGATCCAGAGCGGGTGTGATGCAGCGTTGAAGCAGCGGTCAGCGGAGCTGCTCAAGCTCTGTAGTCTACATTATTCAGACACCATGTTTATTTCCAAATGCAAACTCACAAGGACAATCCAATAG